One genomic window of Kaistia geumhonensis includes the following:
- the pth gene encoding aminoacyl-tRNA hydrolase, producing the protein MLLIVGLGNPGGQYALNRHNIGFMAADAIHRRHGFGPWRSRFHADVAEGTLSGRRTLLMKPQTYMNESGRAVAEAARFLKIPNADIVVMHDELDLPPGKTRMKVGGGHGGHNGLRSITAHLGDDYRRLRLGIGHPGARELVAGYVLHDFAKADGAWVNPLLDAIADSANLLADGKDSTFANRLHRATEPPKPAKPEAGPDAPPPPSAKATSSSEPKPADGPFAAGLKRLFGKGD; encoded by the coding sequence ATGCTCCTCATCGTCGGCCTCGGCAATCCCGGCGGCCAATATGCCCTGAACCGGCACAATATCGGCTTCATGGCGGCGGATGCGATCCACCGCCGCCATGGCTTCGGACCCTGGCGCAGCCGCTTCCATGCGGATGTCGCCGAGGGCACGCTTTCGGGGCGGCGCACGCTGCTCATGAAGCCGCAGACCTATATGAACGAGAGCGGCCGCGCGGTTGCCGAGGCTGCCCGCTTCCTCAAGATCCCGAACGCCGACATCGTCGTTATGCACGACGAACTCGACCTGCCGCCCGGCAAGACGCGGATGAAGGTCGGCGGCGGCCATGGCGGCCATAATGGCCTGCGTTCGATCACCGCCCATCTCGGCGACGACTACCGGCGCCTGCGCCTCGGCATCGGCCACCCCGGCGCCAGGGAACTCGTGGCGGGCTATGTGCTTCACGATTTCGCCAAGGCGGACGGCGCATGGGTGAACCCGCTGCTCGATGCGATCGCCGACAGCGCCAATCTCCTCGCCGACGGCAAGGATTCGACCTTCGCCAACCGTCTGCACCGAGCGACGGAGCCGCCGAAGCCGGCCAAGCCCGAAGCGGGGCCCGATGCCCCCCCTCCCCCGTCGGCCAAGGCCACGTCGTCGTCTGAGCCGAAGCCCGCCGACGGTCCTTTCGCGGCGGGGCTCAAGCGGCTGTTCGGCAAGGGCGACTGA
- a CDS encoding 50S ribosomal protein L25/general stress protein Ctc — MSTSYELTASVRNRVGKGAARASRREGKIPAVIYGDKQPPLAIELSHKDVYMKLHGGGFLTTVATINVDGQKIRVIPRDYALHPVSDQPIHVDFLRVTVGASLHVKVPVQFVNEDKAPGLKNGGVLNIVSHELDVTAPADAIPDHIVVDLTGLEIGSSVHLSGVSLPEGVKATAADDVTLATIVAPAALTSEEAAEAAAAEAPKA, encoded by the coding sequence ATGAGCACTTCCTACGAGCTCACGGCCTCCGTGCGCAACCGCGTGGGCAAGGGGGCCGCCCGGGCGTCGCGTCGCGAAGGCAAGATTCCGGCCGTCATCTATGGCGACAAGCAGCCGCCCCTCGCGATCGAGCTGTCGCACAAGGACGTGTACATGAAGCTGCATGGTGGCGGCTTCCTGACCACCGTGGCCACGATCAATGTCGACGGCCAGAAGATCCGCGTCATTCCGCGTGACTACGCGCTCCACCCCGTGAGCGACCAGCCGATCCACGTCGACTTCCTGCGCGTGACCGTCGGCGCCTCGCTGCACGTCAAGGTTCCGGTCCAGTTCGTGAACGAGGACAAGGCGCCCGGCCTCAAGAATGGCGGCGTGCTGAACATCGTCTCGCACGAACTCGACGTCACGGCGCCGGCCGATGCGATCCCCGATCACATCGTCGTCGACCTGACCGGCCTCGAGATCGGCTCGTCCGTGCATCTGTCCGGCGTCTCGCTGCCGGAAGGCGTCAAGGCGACCGCGGCGGACGACGTGACGCTGGCGACCATCGTCGCCCCGGCGGCGCTGACCTCGGAAGAGGCGGCGGAAGCTGCGGCGGCCGAGGCTCCCAAGGCCTGA
- a CDS encoding ribose-phosphate pyrophosphokinase: MKLVAGNSNRVLAEAIATYLEIPLAKCLVKRFADQEIFVEIQENVRGEDVFVIQSTSYPANDHLMELLIIIDALRRSSARRITAVLPYFGYARQDRKAGPRTPISAKLVANLITHAGADRVLTLDLHAGQIQGFFDIPTDNLFSVPVITRDIREHYELQNIMVVSPDVGGVVRARALAKRIDAPLAIVDKRRERPGESEVMNIIGNVEGRDCILFDDIVDSGGTLCNAAEALLAKGAKSVVAYITHGVLSGGAVARIASSMLKELVITDSIQPTEAVQGAPNIRVTSIATLIGEAINRTASEKSVSSLFI, encoded by the coding sequence TTGAAGCTGGTTGCCGGAAACTCCAACCGGGTGCTCGCCGAGGCGATCGCCACCTATCTCGAGATCCCGCTGGCCAAGTGTCTCGTCAAGCGGTTTGCTGACCAGGAGATCTTCGTTGAGATCCAGGAAAATGTCCGCGGCGAGGACGTGTTCGTCATCCAGTCGACGAGCTATCCGGCCAACGACCACTTGATGGAGCTCCTGATCATCATCGATGCGCTGCGCCGCTCCTCGGCGCGCCGCATCACGGCGGTCCTCCCCTATTTCGGCTATGCGAGGCAGGACCGGAAGGCCGGCCCGCGCACGCCGATCTCGGCCAAGCTCGTCGCCAATCTCATCACCCATGCCGGTGCCGACCGCGTTCTGACGCTCGACCTGCATGCCGGGCAGATCCAAGGTTTCTTCGATATCCCGACCGACAACCTCTTCTCGGTGCCGGTGATCACCCGCGATATCCGCGAGCACTACGAACTGCAGAACATCATGGTCGTGTCGCCGGACGTTGGCGGCGTGGTGCGCGCCCGTGCGCTCGCCAAGCGCATCGACGCTCCGCTGGCCATCGTCGACAAGCGGCGCGAGCGGCCCGGCGAATCCGAGGTCATGAACATCATCGGCAATGTCGAGGGACGCGACTGCATCCTCTTCGACGACATCGTCGATTCGGGCGGCACGCTGTGCAACGCCGCCGAGGCGCTGCTCGCCAAGGGCGCGAAGTCGGTCGTCGCCTACATCACCCATGGCGTTCTCTCGGGCGGCGCCGTCGCGCGCATCGCCTCGTCGATGCTCAAGGAACTGGTGATCACCGATTCGATCCAGCCGACCGAGGCCGTGCAGGGCGCGCCCAATATCCGCGTCACCTCGATCGCGACGCTGATCGGCGAGGCGATCAACCGCACCGCCAGCGAGAAGTCGGTGTCGAGCCTCTTCATCTGA
- the pgeF gene encoding peptidoglycan editing factor PgeF: MKITADALDLPGIRHGFYTRQGGVSDGIYASLNCGVGSSDERTRILENRARVARDLGVAPDRLATPYQVHSPDVVVVDEVWPAGEGPRADAVVTARPGLAVGVGTADCGPLLFADAEARVVGAAHAGWRGAFTGVLEATLAAMEGLGADRGRITVVLGPTISAASYEVGPEFVARFLEADTTNQRFFAPSERERHRQFDLPAYLGHRAAAAGAGRFVDLGLCTYADPARFYSYRRMTHQGEADYGRLLHAIALADEET, translated from the coding sequence ATGAAGATCACCGCCGACGCGCTGGACCTCCCCGGAATCCGCCACGGCTTCTACACCCGGCAGGGCGGCGTCTCCGACGGCATCTATGCGAGCCTCAACTGCGGCGTCGGCTCGTCCGACGAGCGGACGCGGATCCTCGAGAACCGGGCGCGCGTCGCCCGCGACCTCGGCGTCGCCCCCGACCGCCTCGCGACGCCCTATCAGGTGCATAGCCCGGATGTCGTCGTGGTCGACGAGGTCTGGCCCGCCGGCGAAGGCCCCAGGGCGGATGCGGTCGTGACGGCCCGGCCCGGCCTCGCCGTTGGCGTCGGTACGGCGGACTGCGGTCCGCTGCTCTTCGCCGATGCCGAGGCGCGCGTCGTCGGCGCGGCCCATGCCGGCTGGCGCGGCGCCTTCACCGGCGTTCTGGAAGCAACGCTCGCCGCGATGGAGGGGCTCGGCGCCGATCGCGGGCGCATCACGGTCGTGCTCGGTCCGACCATCTCCGCCGCCTCCTACGAGGTGGGGCCGGAATTCGTCGCCCGCTTCCTGGAGGCCGACACCACCAATCAGCGCTTCTTCGCGCCGTCGGAGCGCGAGAGGCATCGGCAGTTCGATCTTCCGGCCTATCTCGGCCATCGCGCCGCCGCCGCCGGCGCCGGCCGCTTCGTCGATCTCGGCCTCTGCACCTATGCCGATCCGGCCCGCTTTTATTCCTATCGCCGCATGACCCATCAGGGCGAAGCGGACTATGGGCGGCTGCTTCACGCCATCGCACTCGCCGATGAGGAAACGTGA
- a CDS encoding class I SAM-dependent methyltransferase, translating to MSEPATPLALRLAARIRADGPITVADYMAACLGDPEHGYYMRRDPFGAAGDFVTAPEISQMFGELVGLWAVETWRRMGSPARVVLTEFGPGRGTLMADALRAARVAPDFRAAATLVLVETSPHLRTIQQEALASHAPVFASGLEELPDGPLIVIANEFFDALPIRQYVRTEQGFAERMVGLVDGALAFGLRPAARPPVVPHGLPIGAIIETSSPSVAVVTSLADRFAHAPGALLAIDYGHDGGVGDTLQALRHHRFVSPLETPGEADITAHVDFAALAAAARRAGAVTFPLTDQGDFLLRLGLLERAGALGAGKDAATQDAIRAAVDRLAGPDAMGTLFKVLVAASPGLVPPPFD from the coding sequence GTGTCTGAACCGGCGACGCCGCTCGCCCTGCGGCTCGCCGCGCGCATCCGCGCCGATGGCCCGATCACCGTCGCCGATTATATGGCCGCCTGCCTCGGCGATCCGGAGCATGGCTACTACATGCGCCGCGATCCCTTCGGCGCGGCCGGCGACTTCGTCACCGCCCCCGAGATCAGCCAGATGTTCGGCGAACTCGTCGGCCTCTGGGCGGTGGAGACCTGGCGGCGGATGGGCAGCCCGGCGCGGGTCGTGCTCACCGAATTCGGCCCGGGCCGCGGCACGCTGATGGCCGACGCGCTGCGCGCCGCCCGTGTCGCACCCGACTTTCGCGCCGCGGCGACGCTCGTGCTCGTCGAGACCAGCCCGCATCTGCGAACGATCCAGCAGGAGGCCCTCGCGTCGCACGCTCCCGTCTTCGCGAGCGGTTTGGAGGAACTGCCGGACGGCCCGCTCATCGTCATCGCCAACGAGTTCTTCGACGCGCTGCCGATCCGCCAGTATGTGCGGACGGAGCAAGGCTTCGCCGAGCGCATGGTCGGCCTCGTCGATGGTGCCCTCGCTTTCGGCCTGCGTCCGGCTGCCCGTCCGCCTGTCGTCCCGCACGGTCTCCCCATCGGCGCCATCATCGAGACGAGCAGCCCGTCGGTCGCCGTCGTCACGAGCCTCGCCGATCGATTCGCCCATGCGCCCGGTGCGCTGCTCGCCATCGACTACGGCCATGACGGCGGTGTCGGGGATACGCTCCAGGCGTTGCGGCACCACCGCTTCGTCTCGCCGCTCGAAACCCCGGGCGAGGCCGACATCACCGCCCATGTCGATTTCGCCGCGCTCGCCGCCGCCGCGCGCCGGGCCGGCGCCGTAACGTTTCCGCTGACGGATCAGGGCGATTTCCTGCTTCGCCTCGGCCTCCTGGAACGCGCCGGCGCGCTGGGCGCCGGCAAGGATGCGGCGACGCAGGACGCGATCCGCGCCGCGGTTGACCGGCTTGCCGGTCCCGACGCCATGGGAACGCTGTTCAAGGTGCTGGTCGCGGCATCGCCCGGCCTCGTGCCGCCCCCTTTCGACTGA
- the lgt gene encoding prolipoprotein diacylglyceryl transferase has protein sequence MLYVIPYPTIDPVLIAIGPFAIRWYALAYIVGILFGWWYAKRLVSNARLWGKDGSPITPVDLDDFVLWATVGIIVGGRIGYVLFYDPGAFLAAPLTIFEVWHGGMSFHGGFLGTTIAMALFCWKRGIPFLSLIDVIGPSVTVGLCLGRLANFINGELWGRPADVPWAMVFPNADGQPRHPSQLYEAALEGIVLFLVLRILTHKQLRLRQPGYVAAVFAMGYGLARIISEFFREPDIQIGYFSGGLTMGMLLSVPMVLAGLGLLIYVRRRDRV, from the coding sequence ATGCTCTACGTCATCCCCTACCCCACCATCGATCCGGTGCTCATCGCGATCGGTCCCTTCGCGATCCGCTGGTACGCGCTCGCCTATATCGTCGGCATCCTGTTCGGCTGGTGGTATGCGAAGCGGCTGGTTTCCAACGCCCGCCTCTGGGGCAAGGACGGATCGCCGATCACCCCCGTCGATCTCGACGATTTCGTGCTCTGGGCGACGGTGGGCATCATCGTCGGCGGCCGCATCGGCTATGTGCTCTTCTATGATCCCGGCGCTTTCCTCGCCGCGCCGCTGACGATCTTCGAGGTCTGGCATGGCGGCATGTCGTTCCATGGCGGCTTCCTCGGCACGACCATCGCCATGGCGCTGTTCTGCTGGAAGCGCGGCATCCCGTTCCTGTCGCTCATCGACGTCATCGGCCCCAGCGTCACCGTCGGGCTCTGCCTCGGCCGGCTGGCGAACTTCATCAACGGCGAACTCTGGGGCCGTCCCGCCGACGTGCCCTGGGCGATGGTTTTCCCCAATGCGGACGGCCAGCCCCGCCATCCGAGCCAGCTCTACGAGGCGGCGCTGGAAGGCATCGTCCTCTTCCTCGTGCTGCGCATCCTGACGCACAAGCAGCTTCGCCTGCGCCAGCCGGGCTATGTCGCCGCCGTCTTCGCCATGGGCTACGGACTCGCGCGCATCATCTCCGAGTTCTTCCGCGAGCCCGACATCCAGATCGGCTATTTCTCCGGCGGGCTCACCATGGGTATGCTGCTCTCCGTCCCGATGGTGCTCGCCGGCCTCGGCCTTCTCATCTATGTCCGCCGTCGCGACCGTGTCTGA
- a CDS encoding accessory factor UbiK family protein: protein MDERPNRLFDDFAKLMTDAAGMAQGVRREAETAMRHQAERFMSEMDFVKREDFDVVREMAAKARAENDALAARVAALEAKLALMTGGQVTAAPPTPEQT from the coding sequence ATGGACGAGCGCCCCAACCGTCTCTTCGACGATTTCGCCAAGCTGATGACGGACGCCGCCGGCATGGCGCAGGGCGTGCGCCGCGAGGCCGAGACCGCCATGCGCCACCAGGCCGAGCGCTTCATGTCCGAGATGGACTTCGTGAAGCGCGAGGATTTCGATGTGGTGCGCGAGATGGCCGCCAAGGCCCGCGCCGAGAACGATGCGCTCGCGGCTCGCGTCGCCGCGCTCGAGGCGAAGCTCGCTCTGATGACCGGCGGCCAGGTCACCGCCGCTCCCCCGACGCCCGAACAGACCTGA
- a CDS encoding GIY-YIG nuclease family protein: MDRERRKAAVDAYRKRKDAPGIYAIRSRSSGAVFVGQTPDVEAIANRIFFSLRFGSHPGAALQAAFDKNGEIDLAFEVLERIEPPETPYLLRAILKDRLSAWRSRLGAALV; the protein is encoded by the coding sequence ATGGATCGGGAACGGCGCAAGGCGGCGGTCGACGCCTATCGCAAGCGCAAGGATGCGCCCGGCATCTATGCGATCCGCAGCCGGTCGAGCGGCGCCGTCTTCGTCGGACAGACGCCGGACGTCGAGGCGATCGCCAACCGCATCTTCTTCAGCTTGCGGTTCGGCAGCCACCCCGGTGCGGCGCTGCAGGCGGCCTTCGACAAGAATGGCGAAATCGATCTCGCCTTCGAGGTTCTGGAACGGATCGAGCCGCCCGAGACGCCCTATCTGCTCCGCGCCATCCTCAAGGACCGGCTTTCGGCGTGGCGAAGCCGGCTGGGCGCCGCGCTCGTCTAG
- a CDS encoding pirin family protein yields the protein MSNLTDKDPIFGDAASSDAVELVVVPRTADIGGFTVRRALPTAKRRLVGPFIFLDQMGPGEFDRGKGLDVRPHPHIGLATVTYLFDGEIVHRDSTGVEATILPGAVNWMTAGRGIAHSERSSGEFRTRPDHRGLAGLQTWVALPKTHEETAPAFHHHDAATLPEVVAGGARARLILGEGWGAESPVATFTDTIYAEITLEAGSSIPIDAIHVERALYLYEGEIEIAGDSFEAGRLLVLKPGDPITVRARTSARFVLVGGEPMDGPRYIWWNFVSSSKERIESAKADWKMGRFDKVFGDEQEFIPLPE from the coding sequence ATGAGCAATCTGACCGACAAGGACCCGATCTTCGGGGACGCCGCCTCCAGCGACGCCGTCGAGCTCGTCGTCGTGCCGCGAACGGCCGATATCGGCGGCTTCACGGTGCGTCGGGCGCTGCCCACCGCCAAGCGCCGCCTGGTCGGCCCCTTCATCTTCCTCGACCAGATGGGTCCCGGCGAATTCGATCGCGGCAAGGGTCTCGACGTGCGGCCGCATCCGCATATCGGACTGGCGACGGTCACCTATCTCTTCGATGGCGAGATCGTCCACCGCGATTCGACCGGCGTCGAGGCGACCATCCTGCCGGGCGCCGTGAACTGGATGACGGCCGGCCGCGGCATCGCGCACAGCGAGCGGTCGAGCGGCGAGTTCCGCACGCGGCCCGATCATCGCGGCCTCGCCGGGCTTCAGACCTGGGTGGCGCTGCCGAAGACGCATGAGGAGACGGCGCCGGCCTTCCATCACCATGACGCCGCAACGCTCCCGGAAGTGGTCGCCGGCGGCGCGCGGGCGCGGCTGATCCTCGGCGAGGGTTGGGGTGCCGAGTCACCTGTCGCGACCTTCACCGACACGATCTATGCCGAGATCACGCTCGAGGCCGGCAGCAGCATCCCGATCGACGCGATCCATGTCGAGCGCGCGCTCTATCTCTACGAGGGCGAGATCGAAATCGCCGGCGACAGCTTCGAGGCCGGACGGCTTCTCGTGCTGAAGCCGGGCGACCCGATCACGGTACGCGCGCGCACTTCGGCGCGATTCGTCCTCGTCGGCGGCGAGCCGATGGATGGGCCGCGCTATATCTGGTGGAACTTCGTCTCCTCATCGAAGGAGCGCATCGAGAGCGCCAAGGCCGACTGGAAGATGGGCCGCTTCGACAAGGTGTTCGGCGACGAGCAGGAATTCATCCCCCTTCCCGAATGA
- a CDS encoding exodeoxyribonuclease VII small subunit, with protein sequence MTETAAPIASLTFEKALAELESIVGHLERGDVPLEESIRIYERGEALKKHCESLLAQAEAKVEKIRIGASGQAVGTEPLDVGD encoded by the coding sequence ATGACCGAAACGGCCGCCCCGATCGCCAGCCTCACCTTCGAGAAGGCGCTGGCCGAGCTCGAATCGATCGTCGGCCATCTCGAGCGCGGCGATGTTCCGCTCGAGGAGTCGATCCGTATCTACGAGCGCGGCGAGGCTCTGAAGAAGCATTGCGAATCGCTGCTCGCCCAGGCCGAGGCGAAGGTCGAGAAGATCCGCATCGGCGCGTCCGGCCAGGCGGTCGGCACCGAGCCGCTCGACGTCGGCGACTGA
- a CDS encoding MarC family protein, translating into MDWTVGFKFFAAMFAIMNPLTTLPVFLAMTGGQPPAASRRTALVMIATVTIGSVICALVGRLLLNVFGIDIPHFRLAGGLIVLLIALTMLNGEDHPSHAGTPDEQAKFSSASSIGVYPLGIPIAFGPGTMATVIVFAQTSAEAGAMGVYAITLALYLVFFGIAMLAAPLISHWMSPMTLSLTRRLMGLVLAAIAMEMIVGSLGKLFPAWLG; encoded by the coding sequence ATGGACTGGACTGTAGGCTTCAAGTTCTTCGCGGCGATGTTCGCCATCATGAATCCGCTGACCACGCTGCCCGTCTTCCTTGCCATGACGGGAGGCCAGCCTCCCGCCGCCAGCCGGCGAACGGCGCTCGTCATGATCGCGACCGTGACCATAGGCAGCGTGATCTGCGCCCTGGTGGGCCGGTTGCTGCTCAATGTCTTCGGCATCGATATCCCGCATTTCCGTCTGGCGGGCGGGCTGATCGTCCTGCTGATCGCCCTCACGATGCTGAATGGCGAGGATCACCCCTCCCATGCCGGGACGCCAGACGAGCAGGCCAAGTTCTCCTCGGCCTCCAGCATCGGCGTCTACCCGCTCGGCATTCCGATCGCGTTTGGACCGGGGACGATGGCAACGGTCATCGTCTTCGCGCAAACCTCTGCCGAGGCGGGCGCCATGGGCGTTTATGCGATCACGCTCGCCCTCTATCTCGTCTTCTTCGGCATCGCCATGCTCGCCGCACCCTTGATCAGCCATTGGATGTCGCCGATGACACTGTCGCTGACGCGACGGCTGATGGGGCTCGTGCTGGCGGCTATCGCCATGGAAATGATCGTCGGCTCGCTCGGAAAGCTCTTCCCGGCCTGGCTCGGCTAG
- a CDS encoding histone deacetylase family protein codes for MATLLIHHPIFARHLVPFGHPERPERIAAVEAALALPAFDALRREEAAMADEAMILSCHTRAHLDAIRHASPSEGMGRLDADTVMSPKTFEAALTAVGGACQAVDAVMTGAVANAFCAMRPPGHHAEPERAMGFCFFNQAAIAARHAQAHHGAGRVAIVDWDVHHGNGTQAIFWDDPSVLYCSTHQMPLYPGTGAASETGAHGTIVNAPLPPGADGALFRNAFETRILPAIDAFRADLVIISAGFDAHRRDPLGGLELDEEDFAWATDALMARADRDCGGRIVSIMEGGYDLKGLAGSAAAHVTRLMTST; via the coding sequence ATGGCGACGCTGCTCATCCATCATCCGATCTTCGCCAGGCACCTCGTCCCCTTCGGCCATCCCGAGCGACCCGAGCGTATCGCTGCTGTCGAGGCGGCGCTGGCGCTGCCCGCCTTCGATGCGCTGCGCCGCGAGGAGGCCGCGATGGCGGACGAGGCGATGATCCTCTCCTGTCACACCCGCGCCCATCTCGACGCCATCCGCCATGCGAGCCCGAGCGAGGGCATGGGCCGGCTCGATGCCGATACCGTCATGTCGCCCAAGACATTCGAGGCGGCCCTCACCGCCGTCGGCGGCGCCTGCCAGGCGGTCGACGCGGTCATGACGGGCGCTGTGGCCAACGCCTTCTGCGCGATGCGCCCGCCCGGCCACCATGCCGAGCCGGAGCGGGCCATGGGCTTCTGCTTCTTCAATCAGGCCGCCATCGCCGCCCGCCACGCGCAGGCGCATCACGGCGCGGGCCGCGTCGCGATCGTCGACTGGGACGTGCATCACGGCAACGGCACGCAGGCGATCTTTTGGGACGACCCTTCGGTGCTCTATTGCTCGACGCACCAGATGCCGCTCTATCCAGGCACCGGCGCGGCGTCGGAGACGGGCGCGCACGGCACCATCGTCAACGCCCCGCTGCCGCCCGGCGCCGATGGTGCCCTGTTCAGGAACGCCTTCGAAACGCGCATCCTCCCCGCCATCGACGCCTTCCGGGCCGATCTCGTCATCATTTCGGCCGGCTTCGACGCTCACCGGCGCGATCCGCTCGGCGGGCTGGAGCTCGACGAGGAGGACTTCGCCTGGGCGACCGACGCGCTGATGGCACGGGCCGACCGCGACTGCGGCGGCCGTATCGTCAGCATCATGGAAGGCGGCTACGACCTCAAAGGCCTCGCCGGATCGGCCGCAGCCCATGTGACGCGGCTGATGACCAGCACCTAG